cgcaggcttcatctggacgtaagttttattacgtttagacgtgatttgaatttatgatattgtcagaattgactAGAaaccagatatggtgtttctgctacaatatacattgtataattgaggtcagatttaagaatagacggattatgcaattgttataaatttcagagtgaaattgatggagatttgatatcagaatggtgttgatattgattttgagtgtacagatattgagattatgaattgtactgatattgattatgaattctggtattatatttgtgatgttcagactgacggggttattcagatagtattgttatgccgtcaaaacatcagcagactgacatctgatcagatttgataatgatttcgattgtatcgtaatattattgatatgactcagattgtatcttgttcagacaatgatcagattgtatactggattgagtattgatcagaacagattgtatattgagttatttactgatacgttgtattcgatattgtcatttcagatttgatatggacagagttgaatacaggtcatcatcttcgtcagaccgggacgacaaaggtataaataaatgttgagttgggattgtacaactcaagttaggtttgacttgagtttccctaaatcacatactttattttattgcatagatatttgcagattatcagattgatatgttaatggatTGACTTAGaatagagtcagagtccgagtctagggcagacagcctagctagggcagaaccgccgagtctttctcagaaccgataagactctagacttacggtgtatcgaagagcttcagatgtagatcgacgtctatctcagacacattcgatacagcataccaaagtctaaattagattgggatccctagatttgagataaattaggattagatcacgagtcattgattcatgtagtcagattagatacatgttttgatgtttgtttatgcttttatatatgttttatatgattgcatttaatacattgtttatactgggatatttatatctcaccggagttatccggctgttgtcttgttttgtatgtgtgcatgacaacaggtggggcatgatcagggtccagaagatgaggagagatcgagattagagtggtgatcacggacttggatgtagataggttttattacttgaatgtagtagttgaacctaattttaaattacaggcatgttatacaagatttgtattattatactagtttgtataatagattgattccattaccttccgcattttaaaagaaaatttttagaccctgtttatcttaactgataattaaaccccaaagatgattaagaagatgattagcgtccgggtccccacattaacACTTTAAATTGAAGTGAAATGAAAATTGTGGAAgagagaagaatttgataagTGAAAtgaaaatcgtgtaagagagaaGACTTTGGTATGGgaagaaaaagattaaggaTGCGGATATTTATAGGCAGTTTGCGACGGTTCTGTATaagccgtcgctaatagcgacgatttttgattaaactgtcgctaatagcaACGACtgtattaaaaccgtcgctaataccAACGGTTAATCAATAACGACAGTTTTTTAAGTAAATGTCATGACTATTAACTTAGAGACGGTTGTTTCGTCGTTAATTTAAAACGTCACGAATTTAACAATGCGACGGTTTTATgcaccgtcgctaattatagcgacggtttttgttaaaaccgtcgctcaatttaaattaacgacggtgtggagacccggacgctaatcatattcataattatcattgggactaataatcaattataaaacaggggcaattttttttttaaaatgtggaacgtaatggaataaaCCGAATATACAAATctgtataaaataaagtataagtcctgtaccgtctacattTAATAAAAACTAATGTTCAacaactaaatatcaagtgtgtAAACCCTATTtacaatccaagtccgtagtctccactctatcacgatctctccccATCTcatcgaccctgatcctgtcccacctgttgtcatgtacacatacaaacaagacaacagtcggataataCCGAttagaatataatcccagtataaatcaacgaaacatgcaatcatatgataaacataaaagcatggataGGTAACAACAATACGTATcgaaatctgaaacataatcagtctctcgacaatgctcgtgactccatgactcagactagactcaatcatattctagggatcccggtttccagatgttggtattcctatatcgaccaacagtaatagaagagactccaattctatccacgtcgatataaccaaacatccagtgtcctgacctatccgtcatagactatagCCCTATCGCCAATATATTATCTTGTGACATCgagcaatgtgcccgtggcgatcccaccactatcaggtacttctgtcacaagattactcgtctaatgcatgctcctataaatcaatagaacaggcatttaatcaaatcaattaATATACAAACAATGACAagtagtatgtgatttagggaaactcaagtatgtcctacttgagtcgatctcccaataccacattgacttatacctttcgtttggcGCAGTTCTGATAACGTTCCTGTCTGAAATTCAAACTctgtcaatacacaatctggcaatgacaatatcaataatatcatatcaatatactgctcaatCGATACCCATCTGAtcaataattcaaaatcaactgtATAACCGTACAATCCCGATATCtcggtcaatacaacatcaccagataacaatTCCTTCAACTCATAATCACTACCAAAACAATCTGGtatcatatctcagtcaattaacttcaaaaaatcataacaattccatactcggtctgtttcttaatctgacttcaattctacgatgtctaacatgtcaagaacatcatatatgaatcttattcaattctgacaatatcataatttcaagacatgtcaaaacgtagtaaaacttacgtccagttgtagcctgcgttgataggaacacagtaccgaagtcggattcaaaatcgaacggacgAGTTTCGGAttcaaaacttacgtccagttgtagcctacgttgataggaacggacggattcaaaatcgaacggacggattcaaaatcgaacatagagatttttcactcttttcccCAGAGCTTCTCTCGATTTTTGGTTACTGAATCTTGAAGGAATAaggttatatatatatcagtgcaTGCATACGGCGAGGTGTCGTCATTTTTGCAAAACGcgtttcaccgcgggtgcggtaacctCTGGACCGCGAGTGCGCTCAGCGTACTGATCCACATCCATCTTTCCAGaaacaaggaccgcgggtgcgctatatttttcaccgcgggtgcggtctcgttcttaccgcgggtgcgcttaacTCTGGGCAGCCCCATCATAAAATTCATAactagcgaccgcgggtgcgttgcctcctggaccgcgggtgcagtgacCATTCAGTAAAAATAGCATACCCTACTGCCTcctcaccgcaggtgcggtccaaacatgagcgcgggtgcggtggctctttccttctaaattcaaaaATTCATGGTTTtcacacattatcttaaatcgtgtctcgattggccctttcgtaaacatgttaaattataaatcaataattattaattaaaaatgattaattctcgggcattacagacggtttttaaatattaaccgatttttttaaaaaaaattagaaactaCGACAACGCTTTTTTCAAAAACAGTTGTCGTTAAccaaataaaatactaaaaaacgaaaacgttttaaaaaactgttgtcgtagttAAAATAACCAtctgaaagacaacggtttttgaaaaaacgttgttgtagcccaaaaaaatcatccgaaagacaacggtttttaaaaacttaaaaaccgttgtggtaCCCTAAAAAAAAcactcatagacaacggttgttaaaaccgttgttgtagcccaaaagctcttagacaacagtttttaaaaaccgttgttgtagcccaaaaaGTAGCCCAAAAGCTcttagacaacagtttttaaaaaccgttgttgtagcccaaaaaaaacgctcatagacaacagtttttaaaaaccgttgtcgtagacacatcaaagacaacggtgtttaaaaaatcgttgtctataaGCGGGTTTTTTTAAGCTACGACAAcaatttttgttaaaaccgttgtttgaaaaaaaaaaagacaacggttttaataaaaaccgttgtcgtatgagtGTTGGTGATTtgtatttttcttgtagtggagTGATAGAGatagatgagaggagagaagataAGAAGAGAGGTGATGTGAAGCGACAGAAGGTAAAATAAATAGGTTGTGTacgagttagaagttttaaaaatcaatcCAAATCTTTGGGTTGAATCTAatacaatttttgacaatttatagttgtactttaggctttaatgtttgtatattaatgaatttcatgaagttattaaaagttattgaaaatttgaatacctctagacttttatagagtttcaaaaagtcaatgttgaataacacttgactttttaaaaccctatgaaagtctattttgaatacctctagatttCTATAGAGTATGCAAAAGTCTTAATTGAATATATCTAGACTTTTAAAATATACAAAAGTtattaaaagtcaataaattttCTACATTGAATATACCACCCTTAGATTTGAATTAGAAAATCAAATCTATTtgtaatttgaaattatttgacttccaaacaattataaaatatataatatttgatttcaaacTATTTAAAACAATAAGTGCATCTCTCTCTCTTTtcctaattaatttttatttatattcaaattacaaatataaaaatgtcatcttaaataataaacatttttattatttaattaatttatgagaattaataattaatattagtCAAGAGTATCCTTCACATTTTATGAAGATTATTTACCTAATTTGTTAATTCCAATGTTACTCCACTAAAAATACTCGAAACTGCACTATTGAAATGTGGAACTGTGTTTacccaaaagatttgaatagcTCATCGACATAATCATTACATGTTGATCAACCCTTGTTGAGAGCTTCGAGTTTTTTCTCTCCTTGTTGAGAGCGTAAGTTTATTTTCACGAGACCACTGTCACCATGGAAGCACAGATGGATGGTTTAACCCTACTCGACGACGAAGGTGATGAAATCAGCTTTACTCCGGACACCCTAAACGCGACAGACGAGGTCGCTGAATTATGCTTAGTGGGCACATTCTTGACGGAAAGACCAATTAATCCAAAAATTATGAAGCAACGTATATCCGCTATCTGGAGGCCAGGGAAAGGTGTCACTATCCGAGACATTGGATTTAAAAGATTCATTTTCCAATTCTACCACAGAATTGATATGCGAAGGATACTGGAAAGGGGACCATGGACTTTTGACAACAACTTTCTCATTCTCCACCATCTGAAACAAGAAGAACAACCATTACAGGTCCCACTTACTCATCTCAATTTCTGGATTCAAATTCATGATCTACCAATTGGTTATATGTCTGAAGCTGTGGGCAAACAGTTGGGCTCCTTTATGGGGACTTTCTTGGAGTATGACAGTCATAATAATAAAGGCTCCTGGAGGCCTTATATGCGTATTCGAGTAGCTCTCGACGTCGGGAACCCACTCAAACGCTGCAAGAAAATTCGAAAGTCAAATGGGGAGAGTTTCTTAGCAAATTTTAAATACGAAAAGCTCGGGTCCTTCTGTTTTCTTTGTGGCTGCCTTGGTCACACAGAAAAATTCTGTGAGAAACTTTTCACCATGACGAATGATGATGGAAATCGTAACTGGGGCCCCTGGATTCGAGCACAAGATAGGAGAATGATCAGTTCCAGCGAGAACAAATGGCTGCGTGATG
This region of Primulina eburnea isolate SZY01 chromosome 14, ASM2296580v1, whole genome shotgun sequence genomic DNA includes:
- the LOC140811211 gene encoding uncharacterized protein At4g02000-like, producing the protein MEAQMDGLTLLDDEGDEISFTPDTLNATDEVAELCLVGTFLTERPINPKIMKQRISAIWRPGKGVTIRDIGFKRFIFQFYHRIDMRRILERGPWTFDNNFLILHHLKQEEQPLQVPLTHLNFWIQIHDLPIGYMSEAVGKQLGSFMGTFLEYDSHNNKGSWRPYMRIRVALDVGNPLKRCKKIRKSNGESFLANFKYEKLGSFCFLCGCLGHTEKFCEKLFTMTNDDGNRNWGPWIRAQDRRMISSSENKWLRDD